From a single Myotis daubentonii chromosome 5, mMyoDau2.1, whole genome shotgun sequence genomic region:
- the TIFAB gene encoding TRAF-interacting protein with FHA domain-containing protein B gives MERPLTVLRMSLYHPTQSSAVFATVPQRLEHDTSPLLVGRGLDTHLQLHLPRLSRQHLSLEPYREKGSALLAFSLKALSRRGCVWVNGLELRFLEQVPLSTVNRVAFAGIQMVVHVEGGASLEAFVCCVHVSPSPLIYRPQAEETDEWEDIPKEPPAPGSEPPVPGHLGFLHGPSPAADSSPQPSTRGGTEIQLQREPADGALC, from the coding sequence ATGGAAAGACCCCTCACTGTCCTGCGGATGAGCCTGTACCACCCCACCCAGAGCTCTGCTGTCTTCGCCACTGTTCCACAGAGGCTGGAGCATGACACCAGCCCGCTCctggtggggcggggcctggacacCCATCTCCAGCTGCATCTCCCCCGCCTGTCCCGCCAGCACCTGTCCCTGGAGCCCTACCGGGAGAAGGGCAGTGCTCTGCTGGCCTTCAGCCTCAAGGCCCTGAGTCGCAGGGGCTGCGTGTGGGTCAACGGGCTGGAGCTGAGGTTCCTGGAACAGGTTCCCCTGAGCACCGTCAACAGAGTCGCCTTCGCGGGGATCCAGATGGTGGTCCATGTAGAGGGAGGCGCCTCCCTGGAGGCCTTTGTCTGCTGTGTCcacgtcagcccctcacccctgaTTTACAggccccaggctgaggagacTGATGAATGGGAAGACATCCCCAAGGAGCCACCTGCCCCGGGCTCAGAGCCACCCGTTCCAGGTCACCTGGGCTTTCTCCATGGCCCTTCCCCGGCTGCGGACAGCTCACCCCAGCCAAGCACTAGAGGAGGAACAGAAATACAGCTCCAGAGGGAGCCCGCAGACGGCGCGCTCTGCTAG